A single window of Solanum dulcamara chromosome 5, daSolDulc1.2, whole genome shotgun sequence DNA harbors:
- the LOC129889827 gene encoding uncharacterized protein LOC129889827, with protein sequence MATAPVKSQPLHYFSLPQLKWGNKSHTNANHRFRRRDSPPSTGDNPPQTADLDGGSDSEKVQPRSAADPNGVSSCQREDENEKEVKEEEEEEEGEVKLWNLRPRKSVMKVETVSLKNVEMPVESMQRSQRLKDNVGVHGVGSGKKGKRKLWISLSREEIEEDVYSMTGSRPARRPKKRSKTIQKQLDNVFPGLYLVGLTADSFRVNDTTK encoded by the exons ATGGCTACTGCACCGGTAAAATCTCAGCCTCTGCACTATTTCTCTCTACCCCAATTGAAGTGGGGTAACAAAAGCCACACAAATGCTAACCACCGCTTCCGCCGCCGCGATTCTCCTCCGTCTACTGGAGATAACCCACCCCAAACCGCCGACTTGGACGGTGGTTCCGACTCCGAGAAGGTCCAACCCCGATCGGCGGCAGACCCAAATGGGGTTTCGTCTTGTCAAAGAGAAGACGAAAATGAAAAAGAggttaaagaagaagaagaagaagaagaaggggaGGTGAAGTTATGGAATCTAAGGCCGAGAAAGAGTGTGATGAAGGTTGAAACGGTGTCGTTGAAGAACGTTGAAATGCCAGTTGAAAGTATGCAGAGGTCGCAGAGGTTGAAAGATAACGTGGGTGTACATGGAGTCGGGTCGGGTAAGAAGGGGAAAAGGAAATTATGGATCTCACTGTCAAGGGAGGAGATTGAGGAAGATGTGTATTCTATGACCGGTTCAAGACCCGCTAGAAGACCCAAAAAAAGATCCAAGACAATTCAGAAACAACTCGat AATGTTTTCCCTGGGTTGTATTTAGTAGGCCTTACTGCTGACTCATTCAGAGTCAATGATACTACG AAGTAG